In one Gemmatimonadota bacterium genomic region, the following are encoded:
- a CDS encoding c-type cytochrome — protein sequence MTKAGEDRPIMDHEYDGIQEFDNPMPRWWLLLFLVTVILVPVYYFAPGDIGAGAKKAEVYDREMAAFAAAHPNQGGVNVTPEQMAAIVADKAEVEKGKALFSTNCVSCHRADGGGLIGPNLTDDFWVHGSSPVEIHTTIDQGVLAKGMPQWGKLLKPEQINSLSAYVVSLHGTNPANPKAPDGVLATSAPAAPAAATPTPSADPTKKP from the coding sequence ATGACGAAAGCTGGTGAAGATCGCCCCATCATGGACCACGAGTACGACGGCATTCAGGAGTTCGACAATCCGATGCCGCGCTGGTGGCTCCTCCTGTTCCTCGTGACCGTCATCCTCGTGCCGGTGTACTATTTCGCGCCGGGCGACATCGGTGCTGGCGCCAAAAAAGCAGAAGTGTATGACCGGGAAATGGCCGCCTTCGCGGCGGCGCATCCCAATCAGGGCGGCGTGAACGTGACGCCGGAGCAAATGGCCGCCATCGTGGCGGACAAAGCGGAAGTCGAAAAGGGAAAAGCGCTGTTCAGCACGAACTGCGTCAGCTGCCATCGCGCCGACGGCGGCGGGCTCATCGGCCCCAACCTGACCGACGATTTCTGGGTGCACGGCAGCTCGCCCGTGGAAATTCACACCACGATCGATCAGGGCGTGTTGGCCAAAGGCATGCCACAGTGGGGAAAGCTCCTGAAACCCGAGCAAATCAATTCCCTCTCGGCATATGTGGTATCGTTGCATGGCACCAACCCGGCCAATCCCAAGGCGCCGGACGGTGTGCTCGCCACGTCGGCTCCGGCCGCTCCCGCCGCCGCCACGCCCACACCCAGCGCTGACCCAACAAAGAAGCCGTGA
- a CDS encoding cbb3-type cytochrome c oxidase subunit 3, which translates to MRSLADVVGASGLSGYAIVALILFFLAFVAVAINLLLPSRSALYERAGRMPLDDLNPQTPREP; encoded by the coding sequence GTGCGCAGTCTCGCAGACGTCGTGGGCGCGTCCGGACTCTCCGGCTACGCGATCGTGGCGTTGATCCTGTTCTTTCTCGCCTTCGTCGCCGTGGCGATCAATCTGCTCCTGCCGTCGCGCTCCGCTCTCTATGAGCGCGCCGGCAGGATGCCACTCGACGACTTGAACCCCCAGACTCCTCGCGAGCCCTGA
- the ccoG gene encoding cytochrome c oxidase accessory protein CcoG, translating to MTAPAPTERVLATLNADGSRRWIRPKLSKGKLWQRRRSVAFGLMVLFLAIPHFRLNGKPLMLLDLPRREFTLFGTTFLPTDTLLLMLLGISLLIGIFLLTALYGRVWCGWACPQTVYMEFLFRPIERWLEGGWGGSRQMDKQRQHFHPRRLAKYAIYAVLAAILGNTFLAYFVGTDALQHWMLSSPYEEPVPFVVMAVVTLMVFLDFTWFREQTCLVACPYGRWQAVLLDKQSLIIAYDPARGEPRRAPKKGLPIAGASVGDCVDCNACVNTCPTGIDIRDGLQMECIHCTQCADACDTVMRKVGKPEGLVRYTSKEALEGHVRHFIRPRTVLYPLAFALFFGGFIYALKTKAKADVTILGAIGQPFSREPDGSVVNQVRVKIANRSNGVRRYAVELLDADGAKLIAPELPLTLTNGKNAATSMFIIMPESAFHDGTHRITLRVTDDAGFSQLIPWRLRGPDEHERESREHK from the coding sequence GTGACCGCACCAGCCCCCACCGAGCGCGTCCTCGCCACGCTGAACGCTGACGGATCCAGACGGTGGATCCGGCCCAAACTCTCCAAGGGCAAGCTCTGGCAAAGACGTCGCTCGGTGGCTTTTGGGCTGATGGTGCTCTTCCTCGCGATTCCGCACTTTCGGCTCAACGGCAAACCGTTGATGCTGCTCGACCTCCCGCGGCGCGAGTTCACGTTGTTCGGCACCACCTTTCTGCCGACCGACACCCTGCTCCTGATGCTCCTCGGCATCAGCCTGCTCATCGGCATTTTCCTGCTCACCGCGCTCTACGGGCGCGTCTGGTGCGGATGGGCCTGCCCGCAGACCGTGTACATGGAGTTTCTCTTCCGTCCCATTGAGCGCTGGCTCGAGGGCGGGTGGGGCGGCTCTCGGCAGATGGACAAGCAGCGGCAACACTTCCATCCGCGTCGCCTCGCCAAGTACGCCATCTACGCCGTGCTCGCCGCGATCCTCGGCAACACCTTCCTCGCCTACTTCGTGGGCACCGACGCGTTGCAGCACTGGATGCTCTCGTCGCCATACGAAGAGCCGGTGCCGTTCGTGGTGATGGCCGTGGTGACGCTGATGGTCTTTCTCGACTTCACCTGGTTCCGCGAGCAAACCTGTCTCGTTGCCTGTCCCTACGGGCGCTGGCAGGCCGTGCTGCTCGACAAACAATCGCTGATTATCGCGTACGATCCTGCTCGAGGTGAGCCGCGCCGCGCGCCCAAGAAAGGACTGCCCATCGCGGGTGCGTCCGTCGGCGACTGTGTGGACTGTAACGCCTGCGTGAACACCTGCCCCACCGGCATCGACATTCGCGATGGACTGCAGATGGAGTGCATTCACTGCACCCAGTGCGCCGACGCCTGCGACACGGTGATGCGCAAAGTCGGCAAGCCCGAAGGACTCGTCCGGTACACGTCCAAGGAAGCACTCGAGGGCCACGTCCGGCATTTCATTCGCCCGCGCACCGTGCTCTACCCGTTGGCCTTTGCGCTGTTCTTTGGCGGATTTATTTACGCGCTCAAGACCAAGGCCAAAGCGGACGTCACGATCCTCGGCGCCATCGGACAGCCCTTCTCCCGTGAACCCGACGGCTCCGTGGTGAATCAAGTCCGCGTGAAAATCGCGAATCGTTCAAACGGGGTGCGTCGCTACGCCGTTGAGTTGCTCGATGCCGACGGCGCGAAACTCATCGCACCGGAACTGCCGCTGACGCTCACCAACGGCAAGAACGCCGCCACGAGCATGTTCATCATCATGCCCGAGTCGGCGTTCCACGACGGTACGCACCGCATCACCTTGCGCGTGACGGATGATGCCGGATTCTCGCAACTGATTCCTTGGCGTCTCCGCGGACCGGACGAACACGAGCGCGAATCCCGAGAGCATAAATGA